The following is a genomic window from Pseudomonadota bacterium.
AACCTAGCATCCTTTAAATGAAAGATAGCTTTTGCGCGTTTCGTTGCTCTATTAACATCTATGCTTAAGAAAGGCTGAGGCTGGATATAATAATGGCAATAGGACACAACCCGTTTTAAAACTAGGGCTATACAGTATAGGATGCTGATTAATGAACACTAACGAAATCACAAGACTACAAGATTATCTACGCCAGACTTTTGGTAACACCGAAATCACATTACACCCACCGGAAAAAGATACGCTACCAGCTGAATTGTACATTGGCGAAGAATTTTTAGGTGTCGTATATAGAGATGTTGATGAAGGGGAGGTTTCATACGCACTGAACATGTCAATTCTCTCGGAAGACCTTCCGCAAGGGACCTGAGGATAGCGATATGCAAAAGGTTGCCATTGTTACTGGAGCTGGGGCTGGCATTGGGAAAAACGCTGCCCTCTCACTTTGGAAAGCGGGATATGCCGTGGCCGTGTGTGCTCGTAGATTGGAGACACTGGAGGATACTATCGCCGAAGCTAATGTGGGGTTAGATCTTGCGCTCAGCATGGCTGTAGACGTTGGCGATCCAGATGCAATGCGTGCTTTCTTTGATGCGACGATTACTAAATTCAAGCGTTTAGATGTAGTCTTTAATAATGCTGGGGTGAGCGCTCCACCAGTACCAATAGATGAGATGTCAGACGAACAATGGCAAAGAGTAATCGATACAAATTTATCAGGTTCCTTTTACGGCATGAGAGAAGCTTTTCGAGTTATGAAAGCTCAATCTCCAAAAGGTGGCAGGATAATCAATAACGGCTCTATTTCTGCTGTTACGCCACGCCCAAACTCTGCTCCATACACTTCAACAAAACACGCTATAACAGGACTTACCAAGTCTGGTAACTTAGATGGGCGAGGGCATAACATAGTTGTTTGTCAAATTGATATTGGAAACGCTATCACACCAATGACCGAGCGCATGGCAACAGGTATTTTGCAACCTGATGGATCGATGCGGCCGGAGGATCGTCTTAATGTTCAAGAAGTTGGAGACCTCGTCGTACATATGGCGAATATGCCACTCGACGCGAATATTCCATTCGCGACCATAATGGCCCCCGAAATGCCTTTTTTTGGGAGAGGATAGAAAACAAATAACCAAAGTTGTAACTCCGGTGGTTGCTTTAGGTAAATAGCAATTAAATTGGTAATGCTTTTTCTACCTTTTTAAAAGGTAGAACAATCGAATAGTTCGTGAAACGTATTTTTTTAACCATAAATCACCTGTTAGATAGTTACGAAAATATTATCTTATTCCGTCTTAACTAGAGAAGATTCATGAAAGAAAAAAAACAGCAATTAAATGTTCTTGGGACACAGCTTGAACCATGTAGCATGAGCCCCGTTACTGGTTTCTATAGAGATGGGTGCTGCAATACAGGGCCAAATGATGTTGGAACTCATACAGTATGCGCAGTTGTAACCGATGAGTTCTTAGAATTTTCAAAAAGGAAAGGTAATGACCTAACTTCGGCGAGACCTGATTTTAATTTTCCAGGGTTGAAGGATGGTGACAAATGGTGTCTGTGCGCCCTTAGATGGGAGGAAGCGAGGAAGGCCGGAGTAGCACCCAAAATTAAACTCAGTTCAACAAACATTAAGACACTAGAGATTATTGCGATAGAGAATTTAAAAAAATTTCAAATCGACCTTAACTAGCCAAGAGCTGACCAAGCCTTATTGAAGTCCTTTGTAGCTACTACATAATCCATAGCAAAACACATAACGTCAGTTCGATAAACTACCTAGCTCCCAGGTTGGACTTTATCTTGTGTATTAGTTTGAAAATCTTCGGAGCTATGACGCTCATGCAATTGTTCATGAAGCTCCCCCCGAAGCCTATTTACCATACGGCCGCGTCGGACGGGTCCACGTTCGTGAATTTCTTCGGCCCATCGGATAACATTGGTATAGGATCTAGCATCAAGGAATTCAGCAGCATCATATTGGTTTAAAATCACAAGCCCCCCATACCACGGCCAAATCGCCATGTCAGCGATGGTATATTCATCGCCTGCCACGTAATGTGTTTCGGCAAGTCTTCGATCTAAAACATCAAGTTGCCGTTTTGCTTCCATAGTGAACCGGTCAATGGGATATTTATATTTTTTATCCGCATACGCATAAAAATGCCCAAACCCGCCGCCCACATATGGCGAACTTCCCATCTGCCAGAAAAGCCAATTGATGCACTCGGTGCGCTTTATTGGTTCCTCCGGCAAAAATTCACCGAATTTTTCAGCAAGATACAAAAGAATAGATCCAGATTCAAAAACGCGAATAACCGGAGCTGCAGAATAATCCCTCAATGCCGGAATTTTTGAGTTTGGGTTCACAGATACAAACCCGCTACCAAATTGGTCTCCATCGGCAATCTTAATGAGCCAAGCATCATATTCTGCCCCTGTGTGCCCCTTTGCTAACAATTCCTCGAGCATGACCGTAACTTTTACTCCGTTCGGCGTGCCAAGCGAATACAACTGTAAAGGATGTTTGCCGACAGGCAGTTCTTTATTGTGGGTAGCTCCCGCGACTGGCCTATTGATTTTAGTAAATCGTGCCTGTTCTTGTCCTTCCCATTGCCACACCTTGGGCGGCTTGTATATATCAGTCATTATCCATCCTTAATCTTTTCAAATTTATAAAACTTAGATATACGGCCATTTGTTTTTTAAACTTACATCCTGGCAGTATTACTTTTCTGTGTCATTTAGCTTACCTTATATCAGCACATTGATTGAGCCCCGCTGAGAGCTTATACGTGGCAATATCTGTAAAGGGCACACGATCATTTTGATTAACCCCGACGAACCGATGCGCCGCCATCGACAGGAATTGCCACGCCTGTGATAAATTTTGCCTCTTCCGATGCCAAAAACAGGGCACAGTATGCCACATCCCAAGCATTCCCCATTTTACCGAGTGGCACTTTGGCATCTCGTTCTGCGATCACTTGCTCACGAGTTTTTTCAGCCGTTATACGGGTATCAATGGCCATTGCTGTGTGCATCAGACCAGGCAAAATTGCATTAGCGCGAATATTGTATTCAAAATTCATATAGGCGAGCTGTTCTGTCATCGCAATAACGCCAGATTTAGACGTTTTGTATGCAACGTAAGGGTAACTTTCAATAGCCGCCATAGATGAAATGCTTACGATAGAGCCCGCTTTTTGTCTTCGCATAATCGGCAAGACGTGTTTGCACGTCATCACCATTCCACGCAGATTCACATTAGTCACATTATCAAAATTTTCTTCTGTAATATTTTCTATAATGCTATCGCCACCAGCAAGACTCCATCCAACATTGTTATGAAGAATATCAACTCGCCCGAGGATGTTGTGCGCGTCTTTAACCATAGTCTCTAAAGATGTTTCACTGGTAACATCCGCTCGAAAAGCAAATGCTTTTCCGCCCTCATCCAGTATCACATCGACTGTATCCTGAGCACGCTCTATATCTTTATCAACGACTGCAACAGATGCCCCTTCTCGGGCAAATAGAACAGCTGTCGCTCTTCCATTACCAATGGATTCGCCTGGCTGCTGCCCTCCTCCGACTACAATGGCCGTTTTATTTTCAAGGCGCATAGTCTCTCCTTATACCAATCGCTATAATTTCTAGACATTTGTGGCTCTCTTGTTATTTCTTAAAATTTGACAACTATACGAATAAATTTGGAAAATTTCATTTCTCCAGACCCTGTAATGATAACTCAAAGAAAATCCTAAGGAGTATGAGATTCTAAAAATTTGATGACCGTATTCCGTTGTGCCTTGTCAAATTCTGGACGTTCCCAATTTTTAAGTGATACGGTACCCGCAGGAAGTAGTTTCTCAAGCTCTGCACTTATTGAAGCCGGATGTGGTTTATCTTTGCCATGCATGAGCATGGCCGGCGTCTTGAGTGCATGCACAAAATCTCGGGTTACCGAAAATACAAAATCAGACCCAAACATATTATTTTTAAAAGACTCGACCGCTGTCGGTTTTATATCCTCGCGGGTTTGCGATAATTCCTCAGCCCACTTGGTCACAGAATCTGGAAAATATTCTGGGTGTTTTGGGTGCAAACCTATAGGGTTTTGCAGTACAACAGATGCAACACGATCAGGCGCCAGACGAGCGATATTAAGACAGAAGCTTCCACCGATACATCCACCTAGTGTGTGAAAATTATTAAACCCAAGGTAGTCCATCACTGCTAGTTGGTCATTTGAGTATGTATCCCATCCGTGGCTGGATAAAATCGCTCCCGAGGACAACCCAGCATTTCTCTGATCCATCGCAACCACCGTAAATTTATCCGATAATACTTCAGTCCAGTCATGAACTGGCCGAATGTGTTCATCTTGTGTTCCACGCCATTTTGAAATATTTGACCACATCCCACCCGGTGCGAACAAAAGGACCGGGAACCCCTCTCCATAAACCTCAAAATAAATTTTTGCATCCGCGCATTCGCAATAAGGCATTGTAAATTCTCTCTAAACCGGTATTTCACCTTCGATTAGTACACGGTGCATTATCCTTCCCTCAGTATGATCATAGTCATGAAATGCTTTATGCATAACTCCACGATTATCCCAGATAACAAGGTCGCCCGATTCCCATACATGTCGATAAGTTGTATTTTCATTGATTGTTCGAGCTTGCAAGTTAAGAATTAAGTCTTGGCTTTCTTCTGGGGTCATGCCTTCAATAAATGCAAGTTTTTGGGGATGACAGTATATCGACTTTTTACCTGTAACAGGATGAGTCCGTATAAAAGGATGTATTTTTGTTGAGCCATATTTTTCTAAATCTTGTTCCGATGTATGAACCGGCTTACTTAACAGCCCATTATGTGACTTCAGACCAATTAATTGTTCCTGCTCACTTTCTGGGAGTGACGCAAAAGCTTTTTGCATATTAGCAAAACCGGTATCCCCTCCTGTAGCTGGAAGTTTTTTTGCATACAGCATTGTGTATTTTGGAGGTTGTTCAAGATTGGTATGATCTACGTGCCAATTTCCCTCACCAATTAATTTTGGTTTTCCATCTTTATCTACCGGAGCATTAGCACTGTTAAGTTCGCAGATCGAAGTTTCCTCAGCCAACATCAGATCACTCATATGCTGGGGTGCAAGATTACCAAAACGACGCGCTACCGCGGCAAGTTCATTTGGCAATAGCTTTTGGCGCCTAATTGCTAAAACGAGTTTTTCATCAAGCGCCGAAATAATGGTCTCCATGTCAGCTTCAGACGCCGTCTTTAAATCAACGCCAACAACTTCACATCCAACAGCATTTGATAAAGGTCTTATGTCGAACGGCATCTGCTGCCCCTTCTCAAATTCACTTTTTAACTTTTATAGAATCCAGTGTTGGCATCGCATAGCGATCCTCTGGCTTGACCCAACCTCTGAAAACCGGTTTGCGTTTTTCTTTAAATGCTAGCCGCGACTCCATAAGATCATCTTTCTCACCATGGTCATGCAAGGCCTCTGCTAGTGCATCCAAATCCTCATCAACTTTAGGACGCATTTGACGCATCATGTATAGCGTGTTCACACGAGATGCAGGTGGTAAAGATAATAAATGTTCGGCCATTGATATGGCCTCAGCCATCAGTTTATCTTTTTCCACAAGACGGTTTATGAAACCCATTTGATAAAGACGGTCAGCGGTAAAACGAAAGCCAAAGGCCATTTCAGTTGCTACTGGATGAGGCAGGTTAGCCCAATGACCGTGATAATACCCTCCTAAAAGCCAACGTTTGGCCTCAGAAACCTCAAAAAGCGCTTCAGGAACAGCCACACGCAAATCAGTACGCTCGGCCAACATAAAACCGCCCCCCATTGCAAAACCGTTAATAGCGGCTATTACTGGCTTAGAGATTCGACCATCTTTCAATGGATCATCTACAGGCTTGGACTGGCTTCCTGGCGCACCTCGCTCGAGTGCCTCTTTCATGTCTTCGCCGGCACAAAATGCCTTACCAGTACCAGTAACAATTGCCACTTCAAGCTTTTTGCTCCCCTCGAATTCATTCCATGCATCCGCCATCATCGAACGAAGCTCAAAACCCAAGGCATTCATCCTCTCTGGGCGATTCAAGCGTATCACCATTATCTGTCCCAAGTATTCTGTCTCTACCACCGCCATTTATATTCTCCCCAGACGTTTTTCAATTTAGTTATCACTGCAGAATAAACCCGAGAAAAGTGCAGAGCAAGAAAACCCAAAAATGAGCAGCTTTGCAAATACAAGCCAGACTCATGGTATTGCGACATTATTGTGGGTCGTCGGCTCATCGTATATATAATATCGCCACTACAGACTGGTTTAGGTCCGCTGTGAGTAAAATTCGGCTTACAATCTTACAAGCTTATAACATTTTTTTGAGGAGACCCAAAACATGGAAGCGCACGCTCTTTGGATCAGGTTTACAATTAAAGAGGGACACATGAAAGAGTTTATGGAAGCAGCCATGTATGATGCGAAACACTCTATGGAGGATGAAAAAGGCTGCCAACACTTTCGCGTCATGACAAAAGAGGATGAACCCAATAACGTTTATTTTCTTGAAGTTTATGATAGCAAAGAAGATCACGCATTACATCGCACAATGCCGCATTATGATGTCTTTGCAGAAGTTGCAGATCGAGTAGTAGATGATCGTCAAAGAAACGAACTCATAATCCATAATCCTTAAAAATGCCAAACTTTTGATGGCTCGTGAACATCAATTTTCAGCAAAAAGTTTATAGAGGTAAGCTGCAAGGCACCTTAATCGAAATTATAAAAACACAGCTA
Proteins encoded in this region:
- a CDS encoding DUF3126 family protein is translated as MNTNEITRLQDYLRQTFGNTEITLHPPEKDTLPAELYIGEEFLGVVYRDVDEGEVSYALNMSILSEDLPQGT
- a CDS encoding SDR family oxidoreductase, which translates into the protein MQKVAIVTGAGAGIGKNAALSLWKAGYAVAVCARRLETLEDTIAEANVGLDLALSMAVDVGDPDAMRAFFDATITKFKRLDVVFNNAGVSAPPVPIDEMSDEQWQRVIDTNLSGSFYGMREAFRVMKAQSPKGGRIINNGSISAVTPRPNSAPYTSTKHAITGLTKSGNLDGRGHNIVVCQIDIGNAITPMTERMATGILQPDGSMRPEDRLNVQEVGDLVVHMANMPLDANIPFATIMAPEMPFFGRG
- a CDS encoding DUF2237 domain-containing protein; this translates as MKEKKQQLNVLGTQLEPCSMSPVTGFYRDGCCNTGPNDVGTHTVCAVVTDEFLEFSKRKGNDLTSARPDFNFPGLKDGDKWCLCALRWEEARKAGVAPKIKLSSTNIKTLEIIAIENLKKFQIDLN
- the yghU gene encoding glutathione-dependent disulfide-bond oxidoreductase, which gives rise to MTDIYKPPKVWQWEGQEQARFTKINRPVAGATHNKELPVGKHPLQLYSLGTPNGVKVTVMLEELLAKGHTGAEYDAWLIKIADGDQFGSGFVSVNPNSKIPALRDYSAAPVIRVFESGSILLYLAEKFGEFLPEEPIKRTECINWLFWQMGSSPYVGGGFGHFYAYADKKYKYPIDRFTMEAKRQLDVLDRRLAETHYVAGDEYTIADMAIWPWYGGLVILNQYDAAEFLDARSYTNVIRWAEEIHERGPVRRGRMVNRLRGELHEQLHERHSSEDFQTNTQDKVQPGS
- a CDS encoding SDR family NAD(P)-dependent oxidoreductase, whose translation is MRLENKTAIVVGGGQQPGESIGNGRATAVLFAREGASVAVVDKDIERAQDTVDVILDEGGKAFAFRADVTSETSLETMVKDAHNILGRVDILHNNVGWSLAGGDSIIENITEENFDNVTNVNLRGMVMTCKHVLPIMRRQKAGSIVSISSMAAIESYPYVAYKTSKSGVIAMTEQLAYMNFEYNIRANAILPGLMHTAMAIDTRITAEKTREQVIAERDAKVPLGKMGNAWDVAYCALFLASEEAKFITGVAIPVDGGASVRRG
- a CDS encoding alpha/beta fold hydrolase, which encodes MPYCECADAKIYFEVYGEGFPVLLFAPGGMWSNISKWRGTQDEHIRPVHDWTEVLSDKFTVVAMDQRNAGLSSGAILSSHGWDTYSNDQLAVMDYLGFNNFHTLGGCIGGSFCLNIARLAPDRVASVVLQNPIGLHPKHPEYFPDSVTKWAEELSQTREDIKPTAVESFKNNMFGSDFVFSVTRDFVHALKTPAMLMHGKDKPHPASISAELEKLLPAGTVSLKNWERPEFDKAQRNTVIKFLESHTP
- a CDS encoding TauD/TfdA family dioxygenase, with translation MPFDIRPLSNAVGCEVVGVDLKTASEADMETIISALDEKLVLAIRRQKLLPNELAAVARRFGNLAPQHMSDLMLAEETSICELNSANAPVDKDGKPKLIGEGNWHVDHTNLEQPPKYTMLYAKKLPATGGDTGFANMQKAFASLPESEQEQLIGLKSHNGLLSKPVHTSEQDLEKYGSTKIHPFIRTHPVTGKKSIYCHPQKLAFIEGMTPEESQDLILNLQARTINENTTYRHVWESGDLVIWDNRGVMHKAFHDYDHTEGRIMHRVLIEGEIPV
- a CDS encoding enoyl-CoA hydratase-related protein, whose amino-acid sequence is MAVVETEYLGQIMVIRLNRPERMNALGFELRSMMADAWNEFEGSKKLEVAIVTGTGKAFCAGEDMKEALERGAPGSQSKPVDDPLKDGRISKPVIAAINGFAMGGGFMLAERTDLRVAVPEALFEVSEAKRWLLGGYYHGHWANLPHPVATEMAFGFRFTADRLYQMGFINRLVEKDKLMAEAISMAEHLLSLPPASRVNTLYMMRQMRPKVDEDLDALAEALHDHGEKDDLMESRLAFKEKRKPVFRGWVKPEDRYAMPTLDSIKVKK
- a CDS encoding antibiotic biosynthesis monooxygenase; this translates as MEAHALWIRFTIKEGHMKEFMEAAMYDAKHSMEDEKGCQHFRVMTKEDEPNNVYFLEVYDSKEDHALHRTMPHYDVFAEVADRVVDDRQRNELIIHNP